A region of Colletotrichum higginsianum IMI 349063 chromosome 10, whole genome shotgun sequence DNA encodes the following proteins:
- a CDS encoding Major facilitator superfamily transporter — translation MTETNNTTQNEARHGDPSTGPRRTTLRQEVEKAISAPAEKEAQEKQLDSSQHSICSDDTDSSSGHGERVHQSLRSATSQSLSRTISEVRDGIENRRDLELGPPSDLEKTPTTRNPQDPNLVTWDGPDDPGNPKQWSMKRKWAAVFCISCFTLLSPVSSSMVAPALEAIGDEFNIASSFEQALVLSIFVLAYAIGPLAWGPLSELYGRVIVLQLTNLFYMFFNLGCGLARTKSQIIAFRFFAGLGGSAPLAIGGGVLGDLFEAEQRGKAISIYSLMPLLGPAIGPIAGGFITQNTTWRWIFYSTTILTAVIQFIGFFVLQETFAPVLLARRKKRLIKETGNNALHTDFDHPDRTFARTLGIALTRPFRLLGTQPLVQFLALYMMYLYGLMYLVLSTFPALWTGEYGQSVGIGGLNYISLGLGFFIGAQTCAPLQDRIYAALKRRYAPDGGPGRPEFRVPMMLPGALLVPIGLVIYGWTAQHHAHWIAPNIGAVIFSAGVIVGFQCIQGFLVDTYTKYAASAVAATTVLRSLAGFGFPLFAPSMYQRLEYGWGNTLLAFLGIAIGWPGPFLLWKFGPGLRKKSQFAAG, via the exons ATGACGGAGACGAACAATACAACTCAAAACGAGGCTCGCCATGGTGACCCGTCAACAGGCCCGCGGCGCACGACGCTGAGACAAGAGGTCGAGAAAGCCATCTCTGCGCCGGCGGAAAAAGAAGCACAAGAGAAACAGTTGGATTCCTCGCAGCATTCCATCTGCTCGGACGACACCGACAGCAGTTCCGGACACGGCGAGCGCGTCCACCAGAGCTTGAGGAGCGCCACATCCCAATCCCTCTCGAGGACGATATCCGAAGTCAGAGACGGCATCGAGAACAGGCGAGATCTAGAACTCGGACCTCCTTCAGACTTGGaaaagacaccaactaccAGAAACCCACAGGATCCGAACTTGGTGACATGGGATGGCCCAGACGACCCTGGAAACCCGAAGCAGTGGTCCATGAAGAGGAAGTGGGCAGCAGTCTTCTGCA TATCTTGCTTCACCCTCCTCTCGCCAGTTTCTTCATCCATGGTTGCCCCCGCGCTGGAGGCCATCGGCGATGAATTCAACATCGCCAGCTCCTTCGAGCAAGCTCTTGTCCTCTCCATCTTCGTTCTCGCCTACGCCATCGGCCCCTTGGCCTGGGGTCCTCTTTCAGAGCTGTATGGAcgcgtcatcgtcctccaGCTGACGAACCTCTTCTATATGTTCTTCAATCTCGGGTGCGGTCTCGCCCGCACAAAGAGCCAGATCATCGCGTTCcgcttcttcgccggcctcggcggctccgCGCCACTtgccatcggcggcggcgtccttggaGACCTCTTTGAAGCCGAGCAGCGCGGCAAGGCCATCTCGATTTACAGTCTCATGCCGCTCCTGGGCCCGGCGATTGGccccatcgccggcggcttcaTCACGCAAAACACAACGTGGCGCTGGATTTTCTACAGCACCACCATCCTCACAGCCGTCATCCAGTTcatcggcttcttcgtcctccaGGAGACCTTCGCgcccgtcctcctcgcccggcgGAAGAAGCGCCTCATCAAGGAGACGGGCAACAACGCCTTGCACACCGACTTTGACCACCCGGATCGAACCTTCGCCCGCACCCTCGGCATCGCACTCACCCGCCCCTTTCGCCTGCTCGGCACCCAGCCGCTGGTCCAGTTCCTGGCGCTGTACATGATGTATCTGTATGGCCTCATGTACCTCGTACTCTCGACCTTTCCCGCACTCTGGACGGGCGAGTACGGTCAGTCCGTGGGGATCGGCGGGCTGAACTACATCTCTCTGGGTCTCGGCTTCTTCATCGGCGCCCAGACGTGCGCGCCGCTGCAGGATCGCATATACGCCGCTTTAAAGCGCCGGTACGCCCCCGACGGTGGGCCGGGACGCCCCGAGTTCCGCGTGCCGATGATGCTCCCCGGCGCTCTGCTGGTTCCGATAGGACTGGTGATCTACGGCTGGACGGCGCAGCACCATGCGCACTGGATCGCGCCCAACATCGGCGCCGTGATCTTTAGCGcgggcgtcatcgtcgggTTCCAGTGCATCCAGGGGTTCCTGGTCGACACGTACACCAAGTACGCCGCGAgcgcggtggcggcgacgacggtgctgAGGAGTCTGGCCGGGTTCGGGTTCCCGCTGTTCGCGCCGAGCATGTACCAGAGACTGGAGTACGGCTGGGGCAACACGTTGCTCGCGTTTCTGGGCATCGCGATTGGGTGGCCTGGCCCGTTTTTGCTGTGGAAGTTTGGGCCGGGGTTGAGGAAGAAGAGTCAGTTTGCTGCTGGTTGA